In Pelotomaculum isophthalicicum JI, a genomic segment contains:
- a CDS encoding methyl-accepting chemotaxis protein, translating into MFNSVKSKILALLLLAVVTLVVTNVIALVTARNNQAAQLQESLESSTVTDSKMINDILQQHVDKLLALASSPTILGNDWEVAKQYLLDEGRRLLKEDSNLFSMISMSDLNGTSFIADGSSVSITERDYYQAITGGKDLFFSSPKIGKNDGKLSVSVAVPVKKDGRLFRVLFGVMDLDKLSKEVVLMKHGNNGRAFMIDANCVCIAHPNKDLLNQDLSKESSAVSAQMAEIIRGMPVTKAGNAEYSFMGVGSILYYQQVPITNWFLAVVADRHEVFGTIDALTRNITIIIVITSLLLLALGWFMTEKTIRPINDLVAATNRLAQGDLNTEVAVDTNDEIGHLAGSFEGMRKDLKEVLGKTAQASNQVSNTAKTLAFQADQTAAAATTNASTVGEISATVENVVENIKEVSEQADEASRQAGQGQQSIDTVISAMQEMKQSANEMSTSMSTLNQAVGNVGQFVETINAIAGQTNLLALNAAIEAARAGEAGMGFAVVADEVRKLAESSAQSAGEISRIISEVQQQSKRAAADMEKSKENVERGDQVVKEVSQTLVSVIRLVQDFNLKAQDVAAAAGQVSRAIQDVAATTEEQTAAMEEVSAAAAELNNIAAEMEEAMKKFNR; encoded by the coding sequence GCGGCTCAATTGCAGGAAAGTCTGGAAAGCAGTACGGTAACGGACAGCAAAATGATCAATGATATCCTCCAGCAGCATGTTGATAAGCTACTCGCATTGGCAAGCTCACCCACTATTTTAGGGAATGACTGGGAAGTCGCAAAACAATATCTGTTAGATGAAGGAAGACGCTTGCTAAAAGAAGACAGTAATTTATTCAGTATGATTTCGATGTCCGATTTAAACGGCACGTCGTTTATCGCGGATGGCAGCAGTGTGTCAATAACCGAACGTGATTATTACCAGGCGATAACCGGCGGAAAAGATTTGTTTTTTTCATCGCCAAAGATTGGCAAAAACGACGGTAAGCTGTCAGTGTCTGTAGCGGTTCCTGTTAAAAAGGACGGCAGGCTGTTCCGCGTCCTTTTTGGCGTGATGGATCTGGATAAGCTTTCCAAAGAGGTTGTATTGATGAAGCACGGAAATAACGGGCGGGCCTTCATGATTGACGCCAATTGCGTATGCATCGCTCACCCGAACAAGGACCTGCTGAACCAGGATTTGTCCAAGGAAAGCAGTGCCGTGTCGGCGCAAATGGCTGAAATAATCCGTGGAATGCCGGTTACAAAAGCAGGGAACGCGGAGTATTCTTTCATGGGAGTTGGCTCGATCCTTTATTACCAGCAAGTACCTATCACCAACTGGTTCCTGGCCGTCGTCGCGGACCGTCATGAAGTATTTGGCACTATTGACGCCCTGACCAGAAACATTACTATTATCATTGTGATCACTTCCCTGTTGTTGTTGGCGTTAGGCTGGTTTATGACCGAAAAGACAATCCGGCCGATCAACGACCTGGTAGCAGCCACTAACAGGCTGGCACAGGGAGATCTGAACACGGAGGTAGCGGTTGACACTAATGATGAAATCGGCCATCTAGCCGGATCTTTTGAAGGAATGCGCAAGGATTTAAAAGAAGTCCTCGGCAAAACCGCCCAAGCCAGCAATCAGGTATCCAACACCGCTAAAACGTTGGCTTTCCAGGCTGATCAAACTGCCGCCGCAGCTACGACAAACGCCAGCACAGTTGGCGAAATTTCCGCCACGGTGGAAAATGTGGTTGAAAACATTAAAGAAGTTTCCGAGCAGGCTGATGAAGCCAGCCGCCAGGCAGGCCAGGGTCAGCAGAGCATCGATACGGTGATTAGCGCCATGCAGGAAATGAAACAATCCGCGAACGAAATGTCAACCTCTATGAGCACGTTGAACCAGGCTGTGGGCAACGTGGGACAATTTGTGGAAACTATCAACGCGATTGCCGGACAAACCAATTTACTGGCGCTAAACGCAGCCATCGAAGCGGCAAGAGCCGGGGAAGCGGGCATGGGTTTCGCTGTCGTCGCGGATGAAGTGCGCAAACTGGCCGAAAGTTCCGCCCAATCAGCGGGAGAAATAAGCCGGATCATCAGCGAGGTGCAGCAACAATCGAAGCGAGCCGCCGCTGACATGGAAAAGAGCAAAGAGAATGTGGAACGCGGCGATCAGGTAGTGAAAGAAGTCAGTCAAACGTTGGTCTCAGTAATCAGGCTGGTGCAAGATTTTAATTTGAAAGCGCAGGATGTGGCTGCTGCCGCCGGGCAGGTGAGCAGAGCGATACAGGATGTGGCCGCTACCACCGAAGAACAAACAGCGGCAATGGAAGAGGTCTCAGCCGCAGCCGCCGAGTTGAACAACATCGCGGCGGAAATGGAAGAAGCGATGAAAAAATTCAACAGGTAG